In Lotus japonicus ecotype B-129 chromosome 5, LjGifu_v1.2, one genomic interval encodes:
- the LOC130717582 gene encoding uncharacterized protein LOC130717582 isoform X1, producing MKKFFPVLPRDKATSSVNLEASETPSQGIKVVDYELLETDPGIRPPISSYHPDIQNEMSLYIGNITERVRGEELERVFRRFGHCNVRVKKEGYGFVVFDFPEDAEKALRALKGRNICGERLALTWSNKQPNSNFTRFDRGGRRGSYELQRGRDSDSLGYARRKEGFNGWRNRKMGEAGRGKSVEVPGEEGGYHEDDFKDYAGEEKDYGGSFPDEGGGAVPNLEDNGGWNEPTHDPSVDNEKGNSLGFDRYEPHHGYDPKHGNGDYHVGCSGGSPAVNSQENMGRAQIGEETSNRPNDSKFRQTCYRCGESGHKMRNCPKEHSSGRKYDWSDVGQNSRINQDHRVEDDNKIGSGSLVKLQSSGDTLSMRRQRGTRMSGSRHNRALSRKESPPPVINETDRHRRREYGRKKRSRNESESPTRSWAKISKWSDSSPVPADYSASRSLSNSQSSKSLARPTSKYRSRSGSSRAHSSSSKLSSSSKSRTYRGKSLNSRRSSSPTSVSLNKPLSSIPTKFQLNAKSSSINGTACENVDHLVSQGQQIGSTMGLEYPQIQSKDTCIAVNGKAAVDTTVVDAMEKELCMPEDNNENCTLVNPSDGVANLSQPVAEKLSPLIMKETEGFPHSGTSMVDDIPAETQKLASETHVNPHSGRSTIISTEEMCMVLNNYGLELPNDYEKSSTTEAFFGAARLWPWHIVYYRRLKKGPISTENYARRVAQNQEFGIADKYIRSSSGWEEFSLENLNS from the coding sequence ATGTCACTTTACATTGGTAATATTACTGAACGCGTTCGGGGAGAGGAACTCGAGCGTGTTTTTCGTAGATTTGGGCATTGTAATGTTCGGGTGAAAAAAGAAGGCTATGGCTTTGTGGTGTTTGACTTCCCTGAGGACGCTGAGAAAGCTTTGAGGGCACTGAAAGGTAGAAATATATGCGGGGAACGGTTGGCTCTGACATGGTCCAACAAACAGCCGAATTCAAATTTTACAAGATTTGATAGGGGTGGAAGAAGAGGTAGCTATGAGTTGCAACGTGGGAGGGATTCTGACAGTTTAGGCTACGCGAGGAGGAAAGAGGGTTTCAATGGATGGAGGAATCGCAAGATGGGTGAGGCTGGAAGGGGTAAATCTGTTGAAGTGCCTGGTGAAGAGGGGGGATATCATGAAGATGATTTCAAGGATTACGCTGGGGAGGAAAAAGATTATGGGGGGAGCTTTCCAGATGAAGGTGGTGGAGCTGTTCCTAACCTGGAGGACAATGGTGGATGGAACGAGCCAACTCATGACCCATCAGTTGACAATGAGAAAGGAAATTCTCTAGGATTTGATCGTTATGAACCTCATCATGGCTATGACCCGAAGCATGGCAATGGAGATTATCATGTGGGTTGCTCTGGTGGTTCCCCTGCAGTTAATTCCCAAGAGAACATGGGCAGAGCTCAAATTGGTGAGGAAACCTCAAATCGTCCAAATGATTCCAAATTCCGGCAAACTTGTTATAGATGTGGTGAATCAGGTCATAAAATGCGAAATTGTCCGAAAGAGCATTCTTCAGGGAGAAAATATGACTGGTCGGATGTTGGGCAGAATAGTAGAATTAACCAGGATCATAGAGTTGAAGATGACAATAAAATTGGATCTGGTTCCTTGGTGAAGCTGCAGTCAAGTGGGGATACTTTATCAATGAGGCGCCAGAGAGGTACAAGGATGTCTGGTTCTCGACATAACCGAGCACTATCTAGAAAAGAGTCACCACCACCTGTAATAAATGAAACTGATAGGCATCGAAGAAGGGAGTATGGAAGAAAGAAGCGAAGCAGAAATGAAAGTGAATCACCAACCAGATCTTGGGCAAAGATATCAAAGTGGTCCGACTCATCCCCTGTGCCTGCAGATTACTCTGCATCTCGCTCACTCTCAAATTCTCAATCATCCAAGTCATTGGCCAGGCCTACTTCCAAATATAGATCAAGATCAGGGTCTTCTAGAGCACATTCGTCATCCTCAAAGTTAAGCTCTTCGTCAAAATCACGGACTTATAGAGGCAAAAGTTTGAATTCTAGGAGGTCAAGCTCCCCTACATCTGTATCACTTAACAAGCCTTTATCGTCGATTCCAACTAAATTCCAGTTGAATGCAAAAAGCTCATCCATTAATGGTACTGCATGTGAGAATGTGGATCATTTGGTTTCACAGGGACAGCAGATTGGCAGCACAATGGGATTGGAGTATCCTCAAATACAATCCAAGGATACATGCATTGCTGTCAATGGAAAAGCTGCTGTAGACACCACAGTGGTGGATGCCATGGAAAAGGAACTATGTATGCCGGAGGACAATAATGAAAATTGTACTCTCGTAAACCCATCTGATGGAGTGGCAAATTTATCCCAGCCAGTTGCTGAGAAATTGTCTCCATTAATAATGAAAGAGACAGAGGGCTTTCCACATTCTGGAACATCAATGGTGGATGATATTCCAGCAGAAACTCAGAAGCTAGCTTCTGAAACTCATGTTAATCCCCATTCTGGCCGTTCAACCATCATATCCACAGAGGAAATGTGCATGGTTCTCAATAACTATGGCCTGGAACTTCCAAACGATTATGAAAAAAGTTCCACAACAGAGGCCTTCTTTGGTGCTGCTCGGTTGTGGCCTTGGCATATTGTTTATTACCGTAGGTTGAAGAAGGGCCCAATTTCAACTGAGAACTATGCCAGGCGGGTTGCTCAGAATCAGGAATTTGGCATTGCTGATAAGTATATAAGAAGCAGTAGTGGATGGGAAGAATTCAGTCTTGAGAACCTTAACAGTTAA
- the LOC130717582 gene encoding uncharacterized protein LOC130717582 isoform X2: protein MSLYIGNITERVRGEELERVFRRFGHCNVRVKKEGYGFVVFDFPEDAEKALRALKGRNICGERLALTWSNKQPNSNFTRFDRGGRRGSYELQRGRDSDSLGYARRKEGFNGWRNRKMGEAGRGKSVEVPGEEGGYHEDDFKDYAGEEKDYGGSFPDEGGGAVPNLEDNGGWNEPTHDPSVDNEKGNSLGFDRYEPHHGYDPKHGNGDYHVGCSGGSPAVNSQENMGRAQIGEETSNRPNDSKFRQTCYRCGESGHKMRNCPKEHSSGRKYDWSDVGQNSRINQDHRVEDDNKIGSGSLVKLQSSGDTLSMRRQRGTRMSGSRHNRALSRKESPPPVINETDRHRRREYGRKKRSRNESESPTRSWAKISKWSDSSPVPADYSASRSLSNSQSSKSLARPTSKYRSRSGSSRAHSSSSKLSSSSKSRTYRGKSLNSRRSSSPTSVSLNKPLSSIPTKFQLNAKSSSINGTACENVDHLVSQGQQIGSTMGLEYPQIQSKDTCIAVNGKAAVDTTVVDAMEKELCMPEDNNENCTLVNPSDGVANLSQPVAEKLSPLIMKETEGFPHSGTSMVDDIPAETQKLASETHVNPHSGRSTIISTEEMCMVLNNYGLELPNDYEKSSTTEAFFGAARLWPWHIVYYRRLKKGPISTENYARRVAQNQEFGIADKYIRSSSGWEEFSLENLNS, encoded by the coding sequence ATGTCACTTTACATTGGTAATATTACTGAACGCGTTCGGGGAGAGGAACTCGAGCGTGTTTTTCGTAGATTTGGGCATTGTAATGTTCGGGTGAAAAAAGAAGGCTATGGCTTTGTGGTGTTTGACTTCCCTGAGGACGCTGAGAAAGCTTTGAGGGCACTGAAAGGTAGAAATATATGCGGGGAACGGTTGGCTCTGACATGGTCCAACAAACAGCCGAATTCAAATTTTACAAGATTTGATAGGGGTGGAAGAAGAGGTAGCTATGAGTTGCAACGTGGGAGGGATTCTGACAGTTTAGGCTACGCGAGGAGGAAAGAGGGTTTCAATGGATGGAGGAATCGCAAGATGGGTGAGGCTGGAAGGGGTAAATCTGTTGAAGTGCCTGGTGAAGAGGGGGGATATCATGAAGATGATTTCAAGGATTACGCTGGGGAGGAAAAAGATTATGGGGGGAGCTTTCCAGATGAAGGTGGTGGAGCTGTTCCTAACCTGGAGGACAATGGTGGATGGAACGAGCCAACTCATGACCCATCAGTTGACAATGAGAAAGGAAATTCTCTAGGATTTGATCGTTATGAACCTCATCATGGCTATGACCCGAAGCATGGCAATGGAGATTATCATGTGGGTTGCTCTGGTGGTTCCCCTGCAGTTAATTCCCAAGAGAACATGGGCAGAGCTCAAATTGGTGAGGAAACCTCAAATCGTCCAAATGATTCCAAATTCCGGCAAACTTGTTATAGATGTGGTGAATCAGGTCATAAAATGCGAAATTGTCCGAAAGAGCATTCTTCAGGGAGAAAATATGACTGGTCGGATGTTGGGCAGAATAGTAGAATTAACCAGGATCATAGAGTTGAAGATGACAATAAAATTGGATCTGGTTCCTTGGTGAAGCTGCAGTCAAGTGGGGATACTTTATCAATGAGGCGCCAGAGAGGTACAAGGATGTCTGGTTCTCGACATAACCGAGCACTATCTAGAAAAGAGTCACCACCACCTGTAATAAATGAAACTGATAGGCATCGAAGAAGGGAGTATGGAAGAAAGAAGCGAAGCAGAAATGAAAGTGAATCACCAACCAGATCTTGGGCAAAGATATCAAAGTGGTCCGACTCATCCCCTGTGCCTGCAGATTACTCTGCATCTCGCTCACTCTCAAATTCTCAATCATCCAAGTCATTGGCCAGGCCTACTTCCAAATATAGATCAAGATCAGGGTCTTCTAGAGCACATTCGTCATCCTCAAAGTTAAGCTCTTCGTCAAAATCACGGACTTATAGAGGCAAAAGTTTGAATTCTAGGAGGTCAAGCTCCCCTACATCTGTATCACTTAACAAGCCTTTATCGTCGATTCCAACTAAATTCCAGTTGAATGCAAAAAGCTCATCCATTAATGGTACTGCATGTGAGAATGTGGATCATTTGGTTTCACAGGGACAGCAGATTGGCAGCACAATGGGATTGGAGTATCCTCAAATACAATCCAAGGATACATGCATTGCTGTCAATGGAAAAGCTGCTGTAGACACCACAGTGGTGGATGCCATGGAAAAGGAACTATGTATGCCGGAGGACAATAATGAAAATTGTACTCTCGTAAACCCATCTGATGGAGTGGCAAATTTATCCCAGCCAGTTGCTGAGAAATTGTCTCCATTAATAATGAAAGAGACAGAGGGCTTTCCACATTCTGGAACATCAATGGTGGATGATATTCCAGCAGAAACTCAGAAGCTAGCTTCTGAAACTCATGTTAATCCCCATTCTGGCCGTTCAACCATCATATCCACAGAGGAAATGTGCATGGTTCTCAATAACTATGGCCTGGAACTTCCAAACGATTATGAAAAAAGTTCCACAACAGAGGCCTTCTTTGGTGCTGCTCGGTTGTGGCCTTGGCATATTGTTTATTACCGTAGGTTGAAGAAGGGCCCAATTTCAACTGAGAACTATGCCAGGCGGGTTGCTCAGAATCAGGAATTTGGCATTGCTGATAAGTATATAAGAAGCAGTAGTGGATGGGAAGAATTCAGTCTTGAGAACCTTAACAGTTAA